In Denticeps clupeoides chromosome 1, fDenClu1.1, whole genome shotgun sequence, a single window of DNA contains:
- the ttc6 gene encoding uncharacterized protein ttc6 isoform X1, whose amino-acid sequence MAARQGILKPSEEGTVQEDEAHPQNSREKRICSPQENPEDFPPETLRDLELPGLVPQSSPGTRMMLASIGLDGPDLLNTPPLSFPQNHISTDVRAESVKGEEGEVEERAEEQGPVISHFAGTTKGVPMVRRPQPPPKPRCERPFTTNRKLCTSVKVPGPETKAGGSCSHSSSHWHVHSHVTPSDPKHLNKNKAAVPAPSTSTTHGLKSTAELLMEAQIISGVRCVAPSIKPAQETSLTLDDPPSSSGSEKKRNPPSAAGLVFGELLGDDYLTEGSVSSGTFGVFPPRVFKPCSPPHGLPRQATRTPEADMYYKKTIHHLCTSRHSEVLPVELQLVSRACHSSNQFGAVAQRLLQRAALVHCCSAQVDQHRTVTVERPCAALSELQQKVFAANPSPQAPETLPDWKRIAGYYVETPQMMLHGQSAQLCDSELKMFWKPAPPKLSCTPSYVRDKLFPKYQPAGRVVSGGNQQLVHLSRDPPPSEPSSCTKNIIARKCRSLLDIRAEESAPPISQLLPQTECLKRSVSSPQLCPATDTSLRVQCDFSSVTRELEVITQQLLASSQPKDPSIKLRNLQQTLPLDPQEPTVEPTGLIMSTQVQRCQGQGKGHRRHHKRAQRGKKLSQAKMAYVQQKLKEPPRKLFRSESLWILPQKPKTRPQWHHLPRRPSLPPLLDFQSFVEKQGDEPDMVSSHEWVRDIWKAWTNEGPSLDRVDLSQTLEQGLTMATLEQEVAKLTDEMAKQRAVKAFDLCRRGALYTKLGHLSKALEDLNAAISLEPHLLDAYWHRHRVYLLKNNQQDALYDLNFIIERNKRHADALESRAEIYRTRGEVALAIINYTQAIKCRPHDGDIYFRRAEMYERQDKMSLAMEDYAAARRINPHRTDALMKRGLYHFNSSNWAVALDDFTSLLQQEPRVATAWTYRGRICMKMGRLQEAVEYFSLAIHLDPNNWLAFHYRGCLLRKSLPEQALRDLSVSVLINDHSENISAFLHRGLVYSDQRQWRKALLDFEAVIKLDSSMAVAHVNRGLIYMLHLEQNGRAVRMFSKALSADPTCSRAYACRARAFHKLNDLRRALKDVTSAIHLTPDVQDLHVMRCLYLCDMKHFTLANVSVQYAVQMNEGLASSPMLQATVSSFLGDDAQAIGLLVEATQKSFSAPILIQLGKLQMKAQSFMEAADSFMKAIGILSSDSLSNHHQTAEPFYLIGLCYIKQHELQQAVIAFSKAIKVNPCHAEAYHQRGVCHARLQQPESLQDLNRSLTIDPSLFQVYLSRAAFYGAKGFYSKAILNCNEAISIQPNSTRAYLYRGALKIRLKAYKGAVEDLSVATAIDQTCSFAYYNRGLCYQLLRNHKLALRDYGITLLLPGPKQLAFKTLVNRALLYTELNDPCNALEDFLDASDRSPEDAAIHHALGVYHHRLGQLQESVKAYTQAMRFHPFFLEAYVGRGNALMDYGHNQARKQAQRDYLSALHLDPLCQSARICLAYNFQVFGRFQWAWNQFTVAAELTPRNWAAFEGRAVVNLQMGSMYAAFQDISSALKLNPLSEQLFTNRGVINQLMGDKVNAMRDYKKAISLIPSYALAYFNAANLYFYNRQFEQACEYYSRAVELDPQDESALLNRAITLSLLRKVPEALSDFSLALELNPSFAHVFLNRANLYCSLKEYQLAEKDLNDALRLQPSDALLYKLRSEVRGHLGLTQQALQDYETALELHGDLET is encoded by the exons ATGGCTGCAAGGCAGGGAATATTAAAGCCAAGTGAGGAGGGCACAGTACAGGAGGATGAAGCCCATCCACAAAATTCCAGGGAGAAACGCATATGCTCACCTCAAGAAAACCCTGAAGATTTTCCACCAGAAACCCTCAGAGATCTGGAATTACCTGGACTGGTCCCGCAGAGTTCTCCAGGAACCAGAATGATGCTTGCGTCTATAGGTTTAGATGGTCCAGATCTGCTGAACACACCTCCTCTCTCATTCCCTCAAAACCACATCTCGACAGATGTGAGGGCAGAATCCGTAAAAGGTGAAGAAGGGGAAGTGGAAGAACGTGCTGAAGAACAGGGTCCAGTCATTTCCCACTTTGCAGGAACCACTAAAGGAGTTCCAATGGTCAGGAGGCCTCAGCCTCCTCCTAAACCAAGGTGTGAACGGCCCTTCACCACCAATAGAAAGCTCTGCACTTCTGTGAAGGTACCTGGTCCAGAGACCAAAGCAGGAGGTTCATGTTCACACAGTTCTTCCCACTGGCATGTTCATTCCCACGTGACCCCCAGTGACCccaaacatttaaataagaacaaGGCTGCGGTACCTGCACCCAGCACGTCCACCACCCATGGGCTGAAGTCCACCGCAGAGCTGCTGATGGAGGCTCAGATCATTTCAGGGGTGAGGTGTGTGGCCCCATCCATAAAGCCAGCGCAGGAAACATCCTTGACCCTAGATGATCCCCCGTCCTCCTCAGGGAGTGAGAAGAAGAGGAACCCTCCCTCTGCTGCCGGTCTTGTGTTTGGGGAGCTGCTGGGGGACGATTACTTAACTGAG GGTTCtgtgagcagtggcaccttcggAGTGTTTCCACCGAGAGTCTTCAAGCCCTGCAGCCCCCCCCACGGCCTGCCTCGCCAGGCAACCAGGACTCCTGAAGCTGA CATGTATTATAAAAAGACCATCCACCATCTCTGCACATCTCGGCACAGCGAAGTTCTCCCCGTGGAGCTCCAGCTGGTCTCCAGAGCCTGCCACTCCTCCAACCAGTTCGGCGCAGTGGCACAGCGCCTCCTGCAGAGGGCAGCACTCGTGCACTGCTGCAGTGCGCAGGTGGACCAGCACAG GACTGTGACTGTTGAGCGTCCTTGTGCAGCTCTCTCAGAGCTGCAGCAGAAGGTCTTCGCCGCAAATCCGTCTCCTCAGGCCCCAGAAACCTTGCCTGACTGGAAGAGGATAGCAGGGTATTATGTGGAGACGCCACAGATGATGCTGCACGGACAATCG GCTCAACTGTGCGACAGCGAGCTGAAAATGTTCTGGAAGCCGGCGCCCCCCAAGTTGAGCTGCACCCCCTCCTACGTGAGGGACAAGCTCTTCCCCAAGTACCAG CCTGCCGGGCGGGTCGTGAGTGGAGGGAATCAGCAGTTGGTCCACTTGTCACGTGACCCGCCTCCCTCTGAGCCCAGCTCATGCACA AAAAATATAATTGCCAGGAAGTGCCGGTCATTGTTGGACATCAGAGCTGAGGAGTCAGCCCCTCCCATTTCACAGCTCCTCCCACAAACG GAGTGTTTGAAGCGTTCTGTCTCCAGCCCACAATTATGTCCAGCCACTGACACCAGCCTCAGAGTCCAGTGTGACTTCTCCTCAGTTACCCGTGAGTTAGAGGTCATAACGCAACAGCTTTTGGCTTCTTCTCAGCCCAAAGACCCCTCAATCAAACTTAGAAATCTGCAGCAAACCCTGCCCCTGGATCCCCAGGAGCCCACTGTGGAGCCCACGGGGCTCATAATGAGCACACAGGTTCAGCGGTGCCAGGGTCAGGGCAAAGGTCACAGGAGACACCacaagagagcccagagagggaagaAGCTCAGCCAGGCTAAGATGGCCTACGTCCAACAGAAGCTGAAAGAGCCACCGCGCAAGTTGTTCAG GAGTGAGTCTCTGTGGATTCTGCCACAGAAACCTAAAACTCGTCCTCAGTGGCATCACCTCCCTCGCCGCCCCAGCCTGCCCCCACTGCTGGACTTCCAGAGTTTTGTTGAAAAGCAGGGGGATGAACCTGACATGGTCTCTTCTCATGAGTGGGTGAGGGACATCTGGAAAGCCTGGACGAATGAGGGGCCGTCTCTGGACAGGGTGGATCTCTCACAGACACTGGAGCAGGGGCTGACCATGGCCACCCTGGAGCAGGAAGTGGCCAAGCTGACGGATGAAATGGCCAAGCAGAGAGCTGTGAAGGCATTTGACCTGTGCAGACGTGGAGCCTTGTACACAAAGCTCGGTCATCTCAGCAAGGCACTGGAAGACCTCAATGCG GCCATTTCCCTTGAGCCCCATTTGCTGGATGCCTACTGGCACAGACACAGGGTCTACCTGCTGAAGAACAACCAGCAGGATGCTCTGTATGACCTCAACTTTATCATCGAGCGCAACAAGAGGCACGCAG ATGCACTTGAATCCAGAGCTGAGATCTATAGAACGAGAGGGGAAGTTGCTCTGGCAATCATCAACTACACACAGGCCATCAAGTGCAGACCCCATGACGGTGACATCTACTTCAGAAGGGCCGAGATGTACGAGAGGCAGGACAAGATGTCGCTGGCCATGGAGGACTATGCGGCa GCGCGCCGCATCAACCCCCATCGCACAGATGCCCTGATGAAACGTGGCCTGTACCACTTCAACAGCTCCAACTGGGCGGTGGCTCTCGATGACTTCACCTCGTTGCTCCAACAGGAACCTCGGGTGGCCACAGCTTG GACATATAGAGGAAGGATCTGCATGAAGATGGGCCGACTTCAGGAGGCTGTTGAATATTTCTCTTTGGCCATCCACCTGGATCCAAACAACTGGCTGGCTTTTCACTACCGCGGCTGCCTACTGAGGAAGAGCCTGCCTGAGCAGGccctgagagacctcagtgtcTCCG TGCTGATCAATGACCACAGTGAGAACATCAGTGCCTTCCTGCACCGCGGCCTTGTCTACTCAGACCAAAGACAGTGGAGGAAGGCGCTGTTGGACTTTGAAGCTGTGATCAAACTCGACAG CAGCATGGCTGTCGCCCATGTAAACAGGGGCCTGATCTACATGCTACATCTGGAGCAGAATGGCAGGGCTGTTCGAATGTTCAGCAAGGCGCTCAGTGCAGATCCTACCTGCAGCAGGGCCTATGCATGCCGAGCCAGGGCCTTCCACAAA CTGAATGACCTGAGGAGAGCCTTGAAGGATGTGACTTCAGCCATTCACTTGACACCTGATGTGCAGGACCTGCATGTCATGAG ATGTCTGTATTTATGTGACATGAAGCACTTTACTCTGGCAAATGTGTCAGTGCAATATGCTGTTCAGATGAACGAAG GTCTGGCATCATCCCCCATGCTGCAGGCCACTGTGAGCTCTTTCCTGGGTGATGATGCCCAAGCTATTGGCCTCCTGGTGGAAGCCACTCAAAAGTCCTTCTCAGCTCCCATTCTCATCCAGCTGGGCAAGTTGCAGATGAAGGCCCAGAGTTTTATG GAGGCAGCAGACAGCTTCATGAAGGCCATAGGCATTTTGAGCTCGGATAGCCTATCAAATCACCATCAGACTGCTGAACCCTTTTACCTGATTGGCCTGTGCTATATTAAGCAGCATGAGTTACAGCAG GCTGTAATTGCATTCAGCAAAGCAATAAAGGTAAACCCGTGCCATGCCGAGGCCTACCACCAGCGTGGAGTTTGCCACGCACGCCTGCAGCAGCCAGAAAGCCTGCAAGACTTAAACCGCTCCCTAACAATCGACCCCAGCCTTTTCCAG GTGTACTTAAGCCGAGCTGCTTTCTATGGAGCCAAGGGGTTCTATTCCAAGGCAATCCTCAACTGTAATGAAGCCATTAGTATCCAGCCAAACAGCACCAGAGCTTATCTGTACCGAGGCGCTCTCAAAATCCGTCTCAAG GCTTACAAGGGGGCAGTGGAGGACTTGTCCGTAGCAACTGCCATTGACCAAACATGTTCATTTGCATACTACAACCGTGGTTTGTGTTACCAGCTGTTGAGAAATCACAAACTG GCACTGCGAGACTACGGCATAACCTTGCTACTTCCTGGGCCGAAACAGCTGGCTTTTAAAACGCTGGTGAACCGTGCACTCCTCTACACAGAGCTCAATGACCCTTGCAATGCCTTAGAG GACTTCTTAGATGCCTCAGACAGAAGCCCAGAGGATGCTGCCATCCATCATGCCCTGGGCGTGTACCACCACAG GCTGGGACAGCTACAAGAGTCCGTCAAAGCCTACACACAAGCTATGAGGTTCCACCCCTTCTTCCTGGAGGCCTATGTTGGCCGAGGGAACGCCCTCATGGACTATGGCCACAACCAGGCTAGAAAACAGGCACAGAGAGACTACCTGAGTGCCCTGCACCTGGACCCACTCTGCCAGAGCGCTCGAATATGTCTGGCATACAACTTCCAG GTATTTGGACGTTTCCAGTGGGCCTGGAATCAGTTCACCGTGGCTGCTGAGCTCACCCCCAGAAACTGGGCTGCTTTCGAGGGACGGGCTGTTGTCAATCTTCAGATGGGGAGCATGTATGCGGCATTTCAGGACATAAGCTCTGCGCTGAAG TTGAATCCTCTGTCGGAACAGCTCTTCACAAACCGTGGCGTGATAAACCAGCTCATGGGTGACAAAGTGAATGCAATGAGGGACTATAAGAAGGCCATTTCTCTCATCCCTTCATATGCCCTTGCTTACTTCAATGCTGCCAACCTCTACTTTTACAACAGACAGTTTGAGCAG GCCTGCGAGTATTACAGTAGGGCAGTCGAGCTGGACCCTCAGGACGAATCGGCTTTGCTGAACAGAGCCATCACTCTCAGCCTGCTTCGGAAGGTTCCCGAAGCTCTGAGCGACTTTTCTCTGGCTCTGGAGCTCAACCCCAGTTTCGCTCATGTGTTCCTCAACCGAGCCAACCTCTACTGCTCCCTGAAAGAGTACCAGCTGGCGGAGAAGGACCTTAATGACG CACTCCGACTGCAGCCCAGTGATGCCCTGCTTTATAAGTTACGTTCTGAGGTGCGTGGTCACCTGGGCCTCACCCAGCAGGCTTTGCAGGACTATGAAACGGCACTGGAGCTTCACGGAGACCTGGAGACCTGA
- the ttc6 gene encoding uncharacterized protein ttc6 isoform X6, whose amino-acid sequence MYYKKTIHHLCTSRHSEVLPVELQLVSRACHSSNQFGAVAQRLLQRAALVHCCSAQVDQHRTVTVERPCAALSELQQKVFAANPSPQAPETLPDWKRIAGYYVETPQMMLHGQSAQLCDSELKMFWKPAPPKLSCTPSYVRDKLFPKYQPAGRVVSGGNQQLVHLSRDPPPSEPSSCTKNIIARKCRSLLDIRAEESAPPISQLLPQTECLKRSVSSPQLCPATDTSLRVQCDFSSVTRELEVITQQLLASSQPKDPSIKLRNLQQTLPLDPQEPTVEPTGLIMSTQVQRCQGQGKGHRRHHKRAQRGKKLSQAKMAYVQQKLKEPPRKLFRSESLWILPQKPKTRPQWHHLPRRPSLPPLLDFQSFVEKQGDEPDMVSSHEWVRDIWKAWTNEGPSLDRVDLSQTLEQGLTMATLEQEVAKLTDEMAKQRAVKAFDLCRRGALYTKLGHLSKALEDLNAAISLEPHLLDAYWHRHRVYLLKNNQQDALYDLNFIIERNKRHADALESRAEIYRTRGEVALAIINYTQAIKCRPHDGDIYFRRAEMYERQDKMSLAMEDYAAARRINPHRTDALMKRGLYHFNSSNWAVALDDFTSLLQQEPRVATAWTYRGRICMKMGRLQEAVEYFSLAIHLDPNNWLAFHYRGCLLRKSLPEQALRDLSVSVLINDHSENISAFLHRGLVYSDQRQWRKALLDFEAVIKLDSSMAVAHVNRGLIYMLHLEQNGRAVRMFSKALSADPTCSRAYACRARAFHKLNDLRRALKDVTSAIHLTPDVQDLHVMRCLYLCDMKHFTLANVSVQYAVQMNEGLASSPMLQATVSSFLGDDAQAIGLLVEATQKSFSAPILIQLGKLQMKAQSFMEAADSFMKAIGILSSDSLSNHHQTAEPFYLIGLCYIKQHELQQAVIAFSKAIKVNPCHAEAYHQRGVCHARLQQPESLQDLNRSLTIDPSLFQVYLSRAAFYGAKGFYSKAILNCNEAISIQPNSTRAYLYRGALKIRLKAYKGAVEDLSVATAIDQTCSFAYYNRGLCYQLLRNHKLALRDYGITLLLPGPKQLAFKTLVNRALLYTELNDPCNALEDFLDASDRSPEDAAIHHALGVYHHRLGQLQESVKAYTQAMRFHPFFLEAYVGRGNALMDYGHNQARKQAQRDYLSALHLDPLCQSARICLAYNFQVFGRFQWAWNQFTVAAELTPRNWAAFEGRAVVNLQMGSMYAAFQDISSALKLNPLSEQLFTNRGVINQLMGDKVNAMRDYKKAISLIPSYALAYFNAANLYFYNRQFEQACEYYSRAVELDPQDESALLNRAITLSLLRKVPEALSDFSLALELNPSFAHVFLNRANLYCSLKEYQLAEKDLNDALRLQPSDALLYKLRSEVRGHLGLTQQALQDYETALELHGDLET is encoded by the exons ATGTATTATAAAAAGACCATCCACCATCTCTGCACATCTCGGCACAGCGAAGTTCTCCCCGTGGAGCTCCAGCTGGTCTCCAGAGCCTGCCACTCCTCCAACCAGTTCGGCGCAGTGGCACAGCGCCTCCTGCAGAGGGCAGCACTCGTGCACTGCTGCAGTGCGCAGGTGGACCAGCACAG GACTGTGACTGTTGAGCGTCCTTGTGCAGCTCTCTCAGAGCTGCAGCAGAAGGTCTTCGCCGCAAATCCGTCTCCTCAGGCCCCAGAAACCTTGCCTGACTGGAAGAGGATAGCAGGGTATTATGTGGAGACGCCACAGATGATGCTGCACGGACAATCG GCTCAACTGTGCGACAGCGAGCTGAAAATGTTCTGGAAGCCGGCGCCCCCCAAGTTGAGCTGCACCCCCTCCTACGTGAGGGACAAGCTCTTCCCCAAGTACCAG CCTGCCGGGCGGGTCGTGAGTGGAGGGAATCAGCAGTTGGTCCACTTGTCACGTGACCCGCCTCCCTCTGAGCCCAGCTCATGCACA AAAAATATAATTGCCAGGAAGTGCCGGTCATTGTTGGACATCAGAGCTGAGGAGTCAGCCCCTCCCATTTCACAGCTCCTCCCACAAACG GAGTGTTTGAAGCGTTCTGTCTCCAGCCCACAATTATGTCCAGCCACTGACACCAGCCTCAGAGTCCAGTGTGACTTCTCCTCAGTTACCCGTGAGTTAGAGGTCATAACGCAACAGCTTTTGGCTTCTTCTCAGCCCAAAGACCCCTCAATCAAACTTAGAAATCTGCAGCAAACCCTGCCCCTGGATCCCCAGGAGCCCACTGTGGAGCCCACGGGGCTCATAATGAGCACACAGGTTCAGCGGTGCCAGGGTCAGGGCAAAGGTCACAGGAGACACCacaagagagcccagagagggaagaAGCTCAGCCAGGCTAAGATGGCCTACGTCCAACAGAAGCTGAAAGAGCCACCGCGCAAGTTGTTCAG GAGTGAGTCTCTGTGGATTCTGCCACAGAAACCTAAAACTCGTCCTCAGTGGCATCACCTCCCTCGCCGCCCCAGCCTGCCCCCACTGCTGGACTTCCAGAGTTTTGTTGAAAAGCAGGGGGATGAACCTGACATGGTCTCTTCTCATGAGTGGGTGAGGGACATCTGGAAAGCCTGGACGAATGAGGGGCCGTCTCTGGACAGGGTGGATCTCTCACAGACACTGGAGCAGGGGCTGACCATGGCCACCCTGGAGCAGGAAGTGGCCAAGCTGACGGATGAAATGGCCAAGCAGAGAGCTGTGAAGGCATTTGACCTGTGCAGACGTGGAGCCTTGTACACAAAGCTCGGTCATCTCAGCAAGGCACTGGAAGACCTCAATGCG GCCATTTCCCTTGAGCCCCATTTGCTGGATGCCTACTGGCACAGACACAGGGTCTACCTGCTGAAGAACAACCAGCAGGATGCTCTGTATGACCTCAACTTTATCATCGAGCGCAACAAGAGGCACGCAG ATGCACTTGAATCCAGAGCTGAGATCTATAGAACGAGAGGGGAAGTTGCTCTGGCAATCATCAACTACACACAGGCCATCAAGTGCAGACCCCATGACGGTGACATCTACTTCAGAAGGGCCGAGATGTACGAGAGGCAGGACAAGATGTCGCTGGCCATGGAGGACTATGCGGCa GCGCGCCGCATCAACCCCCATCGCACAGATGCCCTGATGAAACGTGGCCTGTACCACTTCAACAGCTCCAACTGGGCGGTGGCTCTCGATGACTTCACCTCGTTGCTCCAACAGGAACCTCGGGTGGCCACAGCTTG GACATATAGAGGAAGGATCTGCATGAAGATGGGCCGACTTCAGGAGGCTGTTGAATATTTCTCTTTGGCCATCCACCTGGATCCAAACAACTGGCTGGCTTTTCACTACCGCGGCTGCCTACTGAGGAAGAGCCTGCCTGAGCAGGccctgagagacctcagtgtcTCCG TGCTGATCAATGACCACAGTGAGAACATCAGTGCCTTCCTGCACCGCGGCCTTGTCTACTCAGACCAAAGACAGTGGAGGAAGGCGCTGTTGGACTTTGAAGCTGTGATCAAACTCGACAG CAGCATGGCTGTCGCCCATGTAAACAGGGGCCTGATCTACATGCTACATCTGGAGCAGAATGGCAGGGCTGTTCGAATGTTCAGCAAGGCGCTCAGTGCAGATCCTACCTGCAGCAGGGCCTATGCATGCCGAGCCAGGGCCTTCCACAAA CTGAATGACCTGAGGAGAGCCTTGAAGGATGTGACTTCAGCCATTCACTTGACACCTGATGTGCAGGACCTGCATGTCATGAG ATGTCTGTATTTATGTGACATGAAGCACTTTACTCTGGCAAATGTGTCAGTGCAATATGCTGTTCAGATGAACGAAG GTCTGGCATCATCCCCCATGCTGCAGGCCACTGTGAGCTCTTTCCTGGGTGATGATGCCCAAGCTATTGGCCTCCTGGTGGAAGCCACTCAAAAGTCCTTCTCAGCTCCCATTCTCATCCAGCTGGGCAAGTTGCAGATGAAGGCCCAGAGTTTTATG GAGGCAGCAGACAGCTTCATGAAGGCCATAGGCATTTTGAGCTCGGATAGCCTATCAAATCACCATCAGACTGCTGAACCCTTTTACCTGATTGGCCTGTGCTATATTAAGCAGCATGAGTTACAGCAG GCTGTAATTGCATTCAGCAAAGCAATAAAGGTAAACCCGTGCCATGCCGAGGCCTACCACCAGCGTGGAGTTTGCCACGCACGCCTGCAGCAGCCAGAAAGCCTGCAAGACTTAAACCGCTCCCTAACAATCGACCCCAGCCTTTTCCAG GTGTACTTAAGCCGAGCTGCTTTCTATGGAGCCAAGGGGTTCTATTCCAAGGCAATCCTCAACTGTAATGAAGCCATTAGTATCCAGCCAAACAGCACCAGAGCTTATCTGTACCGAGGCGCTCTCAAAATCCGTCTCAAG GCTTACAAGGGGGCAGTGGAGGACTTGTCCGTAGCAACTGCCATTGACCAAACATGTTCATTTGCATACTACAACCGTGGTTTGTGTTACCAGCTGTTGAGAAATCACAAACTG GCACTGCGAGACTACGGCATAACCTTGCTACTTCCTGGGCCGAAACAGCTGGCTTTTAAAACGCTGGTGAACCGTGCACTCCTCTACACAGAGCTCAATGACCCTTGCAATGCCTTAGAG GACTTCTTAGATGCCTCAGACAGAAGCCCAGAGGATGCTGCCATCCATCATGCCCTGGGCGTGTACCACCACAG GCTGGGACAGCTACAAGAGTCCGTCAAAGCCTACACACAAGCTATGAGGTTCCACCCCTTCTTCCTGGAGGCCTATGTTGGCCGAGGGAACGCCCTCATGGACTATGGCCACAACCAGGCTAGAAAACAGGCACAGAGAGACTACCTGAGTGCCCTGCACCTGGACCCACTCTGCCAGAGCGCTCGAATATGTCTGGCATACAACTTCCAG GTATTTGGACGTTTCCAGTGGGCCTGGAATCAGTTCACCGTGGCTGCTGAGCTCACCCCCAGAAACTGGGCTGCTTTCGAGGGACGGGCTGTTGTCAATCTTCAGATGGGGAGCATGTATGCGGCATTTCAGGACATAAGCTCTGCGCTGAAG TTGAATCCTCTGTCGGAACAGCTCTTCACAAACCGTGGCGTGATAAACCAGCTCATGGGTGACAAAGTGAATGCAATGAGGGACTATAAGAAGGCCATTTCTCTCATCCCTTCATATGCCCTTGCTTACTTCAATGCTGCCAACCTCTACTTTTACAACAGACAGTTTGAGCAG GCCTGCGAGTATTACAGTAGGGCAGTCGAGCTGGACCCTCAGGACGAATCGGCTTTGCTGAACAGAGCCATCACTCTCAGCCTGCTTCGGAAGGTTCCCGAAGCTCTGAGCGACTTTTCTCTGGCTCTGGAGCTCAACCCCAGTTTCGCTCATGTGTTCCTCAACCGAGCCAACCTCTACTGCTCCCTGAAAGAGTACCAGCTGGCGGAGAAGGACCTTAATGACG CACTCCGACTGCAGCCCAGTGATGCCCTGCTTTATAAGTTACGTTCTGAGGTGCGTGGTCACCTGGGCCTCACCCAGCAGGCTTTGCAGGACTATGAAACGGCACTGGAGCTTCACGGAGACCTGGAGACCTGA